The following proteins come from a genomic window of Populus alba chromosome 12, ASM523922v2, whole genome shotgun sequence:
- the LOC118044800 gene encoding uncharacterized protein → MSQGSAYQTRQGQGSNTTSGDYHDYISRLSKMPSIIHGAPQYPSVHKAFNNKVTREEEVSEARQDNVNKKNPTRSSKKVRVKEQVQVIDQNGNRKPEDIEENVDDEADGFIKQKKWGFELSKWKTFKYP, encoded by the coding sequence ATGTCTCAAGGCTCTGCCTACCAAACTAGGCAGGGGCAAGGCTCGAACACCACGTCCGGTGATTACCATGACTATATTTCAAGGTTATCAAAGATGCCTAGCATTATCCATGGTGCCCCCCAGTACCCAAGTGTTCACAAGGCCTTCAACAACAAGGTAACTCGGGAAGAAGAGGTTAGTGAGGCTCGCCAAGACAATGTCAACAAGAAGAATCCCACCAGGTCTTCCAAGAAGGTTCGGGTGAAGGAGCAAGTGCAAGTTATCGATCAAAATGGGAATCGGAAACCAGAAGATATCGAAGAAAATGTTGATGATGAAGCTGATGGTTTCATCAAGCAGAAGAAATGGGGCTTTGAACTGAGCAAATGGAAGACCTTCAAATATCCATAG